The window CAGAGCTTGTTTGTAATAAAGCACCATCTGCACCTATTTCCTCACGTCGCTCTTCAATAGTTTCTTGTAGCGCATAATCGAAATCAATGGTGTCCTTAGGATTTTCTAGGATATCTGCATATTCTTTGATTTTATAAGGAACGTTTGCATACACAAACAAGTCCTCATTTAAAAAACTATCTAGTTTACCCGGGTAATAATCTTGTATAAATTCTAGGAATTTCAGTAAATAGATGATCTGGTGATCGCCCCAGTATCCTATGTAAGACCATGGATCATCTTCTTCAATAACTTCCCAATCAAACCCGCCTTTTGTAACCCGGTAAGGATTGTAACCATCAAAGGTGGTAGCATTTAAGAATTTATGGATCATCCCATCGATAAACTCAGGATAGGAATGAGCCAAGGCTTCCCAGTTTTGGAAAATGTCGCGCCAATTTCCTTCATAGTCAAGAATTTTAGAACCATCTACTTCACTGCGGGTGTTGATAGAAAACTTGTTCCATGGGCGGCTAGGATCTCCATGCCTTCTACTAAATTTTAAAGGAAGGTATTCTATAACCAGCCTTTTGAAATCAGCATTATCAGTTGAATGAGCAATATTGGATAATTCACTTTGATCGAAGTCAGCGGAAAGGTTGCTCAACAAATGCTTCGTGTTTTCGAACACCTCCTTGTTTGCTGCTTCTAAATATTCTAAAAAATCTTCTTTTTCAATAACGTAATTGTTATCAAAAATTCCACCTCGCATGATGTTGAACATCGTGTTTGCAAAGTGGCGGTTATTAGTTAGTGGATCTGCAGTTAGTTGTAAACCGTCCGATGCAGCGATGAGATTCACTAGTTTTTGGGATCCAAGTTCTATATCAGCTTTAATTTTTTCAATCAGGTTCTTGTCTGCCTTGATCTGATCTGAAATGGCGTTGATGGTGACAATATTCTGATTTACATCAGCCAAGAAATACCATTCTTTAGAGCTTTTCGCTCCTACCTTGATTTTAGAAACTGTGAAGTAAGCTCCTTTTTCTGCCTTGACGTCTGTTTCTGGATGGATTTCCAATCCTCTTCTAAAATCCTCTAACTGCCTGCTAGAAATCAAATATGTAGGGTTTTCTAATCCTAACGACCAGACAACATTTGCCTTAAGCGCCTCACTTGGTTCTGCTTTATCCACAATCACTGCACTTAAAGCAATGATACCTATTCCTGTTTCTTCTTTGAGTTCTGTTCTTTTGTAAGCATCTACTAGATTACTAGAAGCTTTTTGCAAATCTTCACCCACGGTCGCAGGTAAAATATTTTGCAAGCCATCAAGAACAGTTACCTCAACCTCCCCAGCATTATGGTTGATCAACTCTGCTTTCTTTACAAAACCATAGGTGTCACTGGAATTCCAATGGTATCTGTAGGTAAGATTCAGGTCTTCATTGATCTCTTCAAATACCAGCTTGTTCCCGTATACATTTTTATACAGGTTGCGGGTGATTTTATAAACACCAGTGTATCTGTTAGAAAAAGGTTCCCAAAGAAGATCACGATCCTTTTGATGTACTCGTACAATCGTTTTGCTACCCGTGATGTCATTAGACTCTGTGATCTTGTCATCTGTGTAATAAGGAAATAGAGCAGCGTCGCTATTCTTACGGCCAGCAGTAAGGCCTCCATTACTAGATATGAACATCCAGTGATTGGAATCACTTACAATGCTCATAAAGAAGGGACGCATCCCATCGTGATTGCTGATTTTATAGTACTTCTCATTTTGAAAATCAACGAGCTCTCCCTTTACTTCCTCTTGTTTGTAGGTCGCTTTTTGATCTCCTAAATATGTATTTTGTTTGGCCATTTCTTTGATTAGGTTACTCTGCACTCGTTTTAAAATAAATAATTACTACTGTGTGATTGTTTTAAAATGGTAATTACGCTTTCGCGAAAGCGCCATTACCATCCATTCGATCTACATTATGGTCTGTGTGTTATTCATACACCCGCACGTAATCCACTAAGAGCGTTTGTGGAAAAACGGTGTTCTGATTAGGCGCTCCCACGAAAGAACCACCTACTGCAAGGTTAATGAGCATGTAAAATTCATTGTTGTTGAATACCCATTCTCCATTAACATCTGCTGGAGTAATCTGGTTGTACAGCACATCGTCAATGTAATAATTGATATAATCTGGACCCCACTCTATACCGAAAATGTGGAAGTCTGTATCAAATCTATCATTGATTAAAGAGTAAGATTTAGAAACCGCCTCGCCTCCAGAATATCCTGGACCATGCACACTTCCTAGAGCAACGGTAGGGTTTTGACCACGGTATTCCATAATGTCAATTTCCCCTAACTGCGGCCATACTAGTGTTCCATTTTGATCATCACCTAGCATCCAGAATGCCGGCCAGATTCCCTGACCCCAAGGCAATTTCATTCTAGCTTCAAATCGGCCGTATTTTTTTTGAAATTTCCCCTCAGTCAATATTCTGGCGGAGGTATAACCAGAGTTCTCGAAATTTTCTTGGTAGGCCGTAATCTTAAGCATTCCATCTTCCACAACGACATTTCTAGGTCTATCTGTATAGCTTTGAAGTTCATTATTACCCCAACCTACTAGCCCACGTGCGGAGCCATCTCCCAAATCATAACTCCATAAATTAGGATCAGGAGCGCCGTCAACGTTGAACTCTTCTGACAAAACCAACTTGTTTAAAGTGGTTACTTCCTGTTGTTCGTCATTTGAACAGCCAAAAAAAGTAGCTGTGACTAAAGTAGAAAACAGAAATCCTATAGACATGGAGATACAACAGTTCCTTTTCAAAATATTTTTCATTTTCAATTCTTTAATTTAAAATTTTTAAATCATCAAAATAGTAGGTGCTACCATCTCCAGCTCGATTGGGAATAAATTCAAAGAAAATGACTACCCTCACGTAACTGGGTGTCGTATTCATTCCTGTAAAGTCCCACTCCAGTTCTTCCCATTCATTTGCTACAGTTGTCGATGCATCCAGAAATATTCTAGAAGAGTTGGCCGCGTTTTCCAATTGAATTCGGATGGGAATACCAGCTTTAGGAGAACGCACCTTCATTCTAAATTTCTTCGAGTTAGACAGGTTGACAGGAGCATCTAGTTCAAGACTATTTCCTGCAAAAAATTGAGCTCCGTTAGTTTTTATTGACTGTCCTACTTTGGCTGTAGGGTTGATTCCTGTGCGAGATGGATTATCTACTACCGAGGGAACTGCTCCCTCAAACCCGCTTAATCTATAGGTTAAAGTAGCAGATTCAAAACCTACTGGTAGTGCCACTTGAGTTGCAGCAGAGTCATCTACATTAGGCGAAGGAGCCACTACATCTTTATAAAAGTAAATATTGTCAACATAAATGTTAGAAATTGTAGGAACATTAGCGTTATTATTAGAAATGAAGAATAGTAATCCGATAGCATTTCTCGCTGATAATCCGGTAAACTCACCTAAAGGTATATCAAACCCAACCCACTCGTTGGTTCTCAAGTTTGCACCACTAATAACTCTACTACCAGATATTTCATTTGCTGTTTGAACCCCATTCAGCAGTTGAAGAGTTAATTGATCTCCAGCTTGTATCACCTCTTGAACATTAATATCCACATGTATGTGGGTCATCTGGGAGGCGTTAATAGGTTGCACGTCCATGAATGCACCTATACCAACAAAATTCAAGTTGGTATAATTGATAACTTCTTGCCCGTTGATGTCAATAGGCGGCGCACCACCTTGAGTGGTTTGTCCATCGCCATTAAAAAACCCATTGTAGTAATCAACAGGAACATTAGGATAGGCATCACTGAAAATTGAAATAACATTAGCTGGATCTCGAGTAGGTGTTGGAGCCTGTGTAAATTCTCCTAAAGACTCTAGCGTAAGGGATCCCGTCGCATTTTGGCCTTGGAGACTAGCGGTTATAACAGTGGTTCCTGAACCAATTATAGACACTTGCCCTGTCTCGTCCACGGTAGCCACACTTGTGTTAGAAGACACAAAATCAAAGTAGGCTGGTGCAGGAACTACGGTTACGTCTCCATTAGCCGTATTGAAGGTCGTGGTGAGACCATTGAGATTTGTAGAGGCACCTATAAATGTTTGCTGAGAAACATCTTGTCCGTTGAGAATAGAAGCTCTTGGCTGGGCAATCGTACCTAATTTTTCGTATTGCAAATTATCAATCCAAAACGTGTATCCATCACCATCCTCAGGTCCTTCAGCATACCAAAACAAACCACGTTCTTGAACTAAAACAGATGGATCAGGAATTGGAATGATGTACTTTTTCCAGGCAGTTGTCAATCTAAGGTTGGGTCGAA of the Nonlabens marinus S1-08 genome contains:
- a CDS encoding glycoside hydrolase family 16 protein, encoding MKNILKRNCCISMSIGFLFSTLVTATFFGCSNDEQQEVTTLNKLVLSEEFNVDGAPDPNLWSYDLGDGSARGLVGWGNNELQSYTDRPRNVVVEDGMLKITAYQENFENSGYTSARILTEGKFQKKYGRFEARMKLPWGQGIWPAFWMLGDDQNGTLVWPQLGEIDIMEYRGQNPTVALGSVHGPGYSGGEAVSKSYSLINDRFDTDFHIFGIEWGPDYINYYIDDVLYNQITPADVNGEWVFNNNEFYMLINLAVGGSFVGAPNQNTVFPQTLLVDYVRVYE
- a CDS encoding Ig-like domain-containing protein, translated to MKNKYKMKWINIVVFSLAILALSSCEREISDDAVEALFSNNPDVFIDGFSAGLDYFPFGGSKLDAFTVDTETVFEGSAAMRFDVPNVGDPDGAFAGAIFREENGGRNLTGYDALTFYAKATTPGTINEIGFGQDFGENKYQVVRPNLRLTTAWKKYIIPIPDPSVLVQERGLFWYAEGPEDGDGYTFWIDNLQYEKLGTIAQPRASILNGQDVSQQTFIGASTNLNGLTTTFNTANGDVTVVPAPAYFDFVSSNTSVATVDETGQVSIIGSGTTVITASLQGQNATGSLTLESLGEFTQAPTPTRDPANVISIFSDAYPNVPVDYYNGFFNGDGQTTQGGAPPIDINGQEVINYTNLNFVGIGAFMDVQPINASQMTHIHVDINVQEVIQAGDQLTLQLLNGVQTANEISGSRVISGANLRTNEWVGFDIPLGEFTGLSARNAIGLLFFISNNNANVPTISNIYVDNIYFYKDVVAPSPNVDDSAATQVALPVGFESATLTYRLSGFEGAVPSVVDNPSRTGINPTAKVGQSIKTNGAQFFAGNSLELDAPVNLSNSKKFRMKVRSPKAGIPIRIQLENAANSSRIFLDASTTVANEWEELEWDFTGMNTTPSYVRVVIFFEFIPNRAGDGSTYYFDDLKILN